The genomic region AAGGCGCTCTGCACCCAAACGGCGTGACAGTAACTTGCTTGGGCATGAGTAATCTGGAAACTTTTACCCCTTCAAGAAAATGGTTTGGAATATATCGTTGTCGATAACAAATCAGACGCTAAAGCCTATGCGGCTACGGCTTGTACTTCAAATGTTATTGATTTATCGGAAACATTCTTATTTTACGCTTCTTTTAATGAAGATATTTCTCATTGGGATACGTCGTCAGTAACTACAATTTCAAGTATGTTCTCGATCGCAGATTCATTTAACCAGGATATTGGGTTATGGGAC from Marinobacter sp. LV10R510-11A harbors:
- a CDS encoding BspA family leucine-rich repeat surface protein, with protein sequence MEYIVVDNKSDAKAYAATACTSNVIDLSETFLFYASFNEDISHWDTSSVTTISSMFSIADSFNQDIGLWDTSNVKDMSGIFLNASSFNRDISNWDTSSVEDMTEMFLNAYNFNKDIGSWDT